The Drosophila sulfurigaster albostrigata strain 15112-1811.04 chromosome 3, ASM2355843v2, whole genome shotgun sequence genomic sequence CACACGTTAACACGCAAGCCAGTTCCGCTAGCAAAGAAAAGGATGATGATGAGCGGGGAGGAGAGAGGTTGTACCACCAATCAAAGAGAGCCCGCTTAGAGTCTGTCAAAGAACTGCGCAGAAGTTCGGGCCCGAAAGTTTTTGATTTCATGATATATTTATGGGTTTCGCCGCAGCTCCTTTGGGTAATAAACTTTTGCCAGCAAGTATCTTGAAAGGCTGTAGCTTACGGgtcaaattcaacattttgGTGCACGCTTTAAAgttgaaatcaaaaatcagACGCAATGCAAAGCGCTTGCTGTGTAAATACAACGTTCGAAGTACATATACCTCACAGACGTAGCAATGCCTGCACAGTTGCACAATGCTTGTTTTGCGGTTCAAGCGCGGTCAAAGGTATGTCAGCAATGTGTTtcgtttgtttaaaatttaatcaaacCTATGTAAATTCTACATTATTGAGTGGAAGAACTAATTTGAACTATTTCATGAATAATGCCAATCACTGAAATTATCAAATAATCCTACCACACAAATAAAGTAAGCGGAGTCTGGGGGGCAATTAAATTTGGAACTGTGTTTCATGCTAAAGAAATCGCATTCtcataaaaagaatttaataaaaaatctCTATCAGCAAATAGTAATTGCCCTACTCGATTCCCGCCCATTTTGAAGTgaaatacaaacataaattgtGCATGGTTCGCAACGTAATCATGTCAATTATGAGGGCTGATACTGTGAAGCTGGGCGCAATCATTATCTCAATATTGTAAGACGGAGAGCATGAAATGAACCAATAAGCGGGGTTAAGCGCCAACTGGACCCAGATAACTgaaagcacacaaaaacaaacacacagaagcAAGTGGAACGTGCTACTGcatgcaaaatttatatatgtaaagaTTTCAGCAGGTGCACAAGAGCATCCCCATGCATGTGTGCAAGGGTGAATGGTTGGCAAAAAGACTAATTATGTATTcattaaaatggcaaatgccaaCAAGATATGCCCCAAACTTTTTGCTCCGAAAATAtcctttaaataataatcaagtaAATGTAATACGTTGTATGGGTTGAAGAGAAACAAGATGTGTGGGAAGGGCGCCATATTGTAAGCTTGATATGATTTTGTATAATGGTAAACAGAATTGTACTCagattttgattaaaataattctGAGTTCACTGCGAAGCAAATCTTCGTGGGTGCAGTTTTCATTTGTGTGTTATTCACTCGAATGAATGTgtagcgcacacacacaaaacaaaatataaaaagatcACAGAGcacatcaaataaattatggaAAATATGTTACCACGGTATAGTAAATCCAAAACTAAAACGTAAAAACATGGAAGCTACACCACCGACTTTTAAATGTCGAAGCaatttattctatatatttttctttgtattaCTGTCTATGAAATATGCATGTTTCATTTGCGTGgaaatgtgtatttaatttcaatttaaatactaattaGGATCTATGGAAAtgaattgttgctgtttcatATATGGATATAGCAAACTATATATCAATAAGAGAAGACACCAAAGACGGACTTGAAAAAGCGGTAGATGGGCTTCGGTATCTCCACGGCAAAGAGAACAGCGCCCTCTTCGCTAACATCTGGAGATTGAGAGCGTTGTTGGGTGGTGGGATGTACAAGATGTAAGCTCCTATAGATTTCGTTGATTTGATTAGGTAAAGGATTGGTATTGCCTTCAGAATTCTCGTTGTTCGTAGGATAGACAAGAGGTTGCAGCAGTAGTTGAGAGTTGTGAAGAGGTTCTTCAATTTTTGCCGAGCTGTCGTCCTTAACAACATTGCCTGTAGTTGGCTTGGTTTTGTCATTGTCCAAGAGTGAATTGGATGCAGTGTTACCGGAGCTGAAATCGGCTGTTTGTCCATTGCCACTCTGGGGTTTTATATGTAGGAAGATATGGCCAATCAGCACGAGACCTTGCTGGTTGCCAAAAGATCCCGCATCCTCGTGAGCGCGCTTTTCGTTAATGTAGAATGAAGGAATCTCGAAGTAATTTGGCTTATAGTTGTAGAATGGATCATCCGAACTGCTAGTGGTATTATACTTTTCATTTGACGAGAAGACACTGCCAGGTTTCCAAAAGGGAATGGGGAGCAGTGGCAGTGGAAAATAGCCTGGCTTGCTGCCAGAAGATGAGGAGCCGTATTTGTTGCCAGAAGATGAGGAGCCATATTTGTTGTAGTAATAATTAGTATTATCGCTAGTGTTGGTGTACTTATTGCTGTTTCCGTACTTGTTGCCATAACCATTTGATGACGAGCTGGCCGAATCTGAAACAAAGCTAACAAAAGGCGGCGGTGGGAGCGGGAATAACGCTGGTTTATAGTAGATATGTTCATGTGTATGCGTATGCTTGTGCGTTGATGAAGAAGTATCATTGCTTGTATTTGAATCGCTGTCATTGCTGAGCGTACTATCGTCAATAATGTAGAAGGAGTCGAGGAAGCCAACACGTGCCTCAGCTCCAGTTTGACTCACCACTTTTTGGTCAGTATTTTCAAACTTTTCACCCTGAATCTGCTTTTGCTCGCCTTTCAATACAAGCTGTTCCTCGTGCTTATCGTGCGTCAAGGTTTCCTTCGCAACTTGCGTGGGTACAACACTGGAATCTTTCTGCTGGTCCTTGGAAACGAAAACTACAGGAGAGGCTAGTTTGCTCGAAATCACGCTGGGTAACTTCTGCTGTTCCTTAGCCACGAGTCCTGCAGTAACACCAGAAGCTACATGTGAGGCTTGTCCTTTGGAAAACACATTATTGAGCTTCTTCTGTTCCTCGACTACAGGAATGATAGAAGCGTCATCAACCTTGAGAGCTACAGGAGCTGCATCAACAACTAGAGAGGTAGGAGCTTCAGGTGCCACTGCAACCATAACCTCTAGTTTTGGAATCGCATTGGTGAGTTGCTGTTTAGGAACAGCCGGAGCGACATGGGAATTAAGTGCTGCCGAAGTTTTAACTACAACAGGAGCTGCAGGCTGTTCATGAATAGCCGCAGCCGCATTGGCTTTAGGTGCATCTGGAGCTTTAACTGCAACAGGAGCTGCAGGTACCACAGGAAGCTTTGCTGCGACAGAAGATGCCACAACATCTGTAAGAGGCACAGAAGCTACAGGTGGCAAAGCTCCAACTGTACCAGCAGGTGCTACAGGAATATTATTAGGTAGTTTGTGCTGATCCTTAGCATTAACATTTGGCTGTTTCTCTTGTTCCTTGACAGCAGGCTGTGCAGTCTTAATAGCCGTATTAGTAGGTTTCCGCTCAACTGGCGCAGCTTTTTCTGCTACAGATGGAAGGACTCCAACTTCATCCTTAACACTGACATTGGGTTGCTTCTCTGGTACCTTGGCAGCAGGCTGTTCAGTCTTGATAGCCGTATTAGTAGGTTTCCGTTCAACTGGCGCCGTTTCTTCTGAGATCAAATTGGATTGCGGCTTAGGATTCAGCTTTTGGGGTCTAGCAGCAGAAGAGACTGTCTGGGATATTGGCAACTCCTGTTTGACAATAGAATTGCCTTGCTCAACAAGAACTGGCACTTCATTGGAAATTTTCGTCTGCTCCGGCTGCACTTGCTGCTTTATTTCTTTGGGATGTTGTATGGATTTTTGAATGGCATTCGCCTGGGCAGCAGTTACCATCAGCAGAAGAATCGCAAGGCGTTGAATATGCTTAGTATAGGACATACGAATTAGTTGATGAAGTGACCCGTAGTTGACGAAACTTACCATGTTTCGATAGTTTCAGTTACACAATTGAACTGTGAGGTATACGAAAATTGACTCGAGTATTTATAGGTCATGCGGATATAAGGTTCCAGTGGATTATCTAAGAAAAATACGTCTACATTCCAATGACTTTAGATCATATGTACGTGATAGCAATCCTCAGGCAATTACTACTCATATCAGTTAGTTGCTTTCAGCTTTTCTTTGTTGCTACTTGTAATTCTCATTTCCTTTGTTCACTTAAAAGGGCGCCAATGGCAGAAATATCGGGAAAAACGAAATTGCACTTAAGGTCTATCGCTGCGAGTGCCTTCAGAATGTTTGTgcctcattgttgttgcagttgaattttgtttgtacTTTACGTGAAACATGAAAATGCCATTGTTTCGAAGCGCAGCAAAAcggatattttatatatttttctttcgcAGAAGgaaaataatcaacaacaaatccAAGTGCAAAATACTGTCAACTGCTAGCAAACGTCGACAGCTGGGGAATAATTTTGCGGGATTGAGGGAACTTATTCTCCCATATAAAGAGTGCAAATCAGCCTCCCATTCCACTCAtactatatgtacatgtaGTTATAATGCTTCCAAAAGCTTTACCTATGTTTGTCTTTGTCATCGTTGCCCTTTACCTTACAACCCAGATAGCTGCAGCAACTGGTCATTGACATGGTAATGGCAGAGTATGCAGAATATAAGGCCATTGGGAGATGGAGATCTGGCGTGCAGGGCTTAGTAATTGAATTGGCTTCCGAATGAGATGTGGCATATTGTGCCTAACTCCCATTTGATTGAAGCTTACGTTTAGAGGCTGAACAATTTGCAACTAAAAGCGAAATTCGAAATAGAATTTCCTGTACAGAGTCCGGGCATTTAATATGAAGAGTCTATAGTGTTTAAAAATGATTGCAAAATAACTAAGAACGCTATAGATAAGAGATAAGCCTATGATACTACAGGAACCTGGGTTGCACGTTTCATATACTTACATGAACGCACGTCAATATTTTTCACTGTATGCTGAtcaagaaatatttgaaaagatGCTAGTAGACTGTAGTTTAAAAAATACTCATCATTTAGTCAGTTGATTGCATTTTTAGAGTAAAATAAGAGAAATGCAGTACAAAAGCTCTCCTCTCGCAACCTCTCGCAACAAGTTAAAATAAGCAGCTGcctcaaaataaatttgttgcgCAGCTACAGATTGGTTGTTGAAACCCAGCCCTTCaaaaaaagcaatataaattgaaattccacTCATATTACTCTTTAATGCAACTAAAGTTTTACATGGTAATTGTTAagataaaatttatttttaacacaatATTAAGCATTATgatgtatatgtttttttttaatatattgtcAAAATAGATTTTCATAAAAATCTTGTGCTTGTACACAGTAAGAAAAACGTGCTAAAaccaaaatttgaatattagccacaattataatttttaccccttacttttttatttacgaACCgactaaaattgaaaaaattttatttactctgAAGAGTAGCTCAGAAAGTCTTGTTTCCAAAATGAATATCGCCCACACCTCAACCCACGCATAAATTGAAGCTCAACGTGAACTCAAATAGAAAATTAGCAAGCAATATCCTCGTCGTAGTCTCCCTATGTTCATTCTTTCATAATCATTCGCAGTCTCTTGTCTTGCTGCAGCATCCGCATCGTGGCCAGACAATAAGGCATGCTGCGGCCCTTGACTTAAGCAAATCGCAAGCGcacaaaaatgtatgtaaataaatggTCAAAGCACACAAACGACGGCCGGAGTTAGAGTAAAAACAGAACTTGAGTTAAAAACAAAGCAGCTGAATCTGTAGCCCAAGGCCaaggcggcagcagcaacagccaaagcagcGGACTCAACATCCAGCATGCATCAAGCCCCATTCGGCAGGAATGGAATCAACAGATAAGACATAACACAGACGCTGACGAAAACAGAGACGCAATGCTATGTGTAGCACGGCAGTCGCCTTCACCTCGGGACGGAGTTCTTCTTTAAGTCCTTCACTTCTTTTTGTATCAATTTATACCCGACACGCATAAGGTAGAAAGGGGTCTACTGATTAgagttaatataaatatgatgtCCATCCGAATGTCTTCTGAATAATCAAATTGTAAAGTTTACTCAAACTTAATCAACCATATTTGGTGACTCTTGATTACTACTCTATGTATAATTGAAAGAtattcaataaacaatttgtgttGCGGGTTGAATTCAAAACACCTGC encodes the following:
- the LOC133846302 gene encoding uncharacterized protein LOC133846302 isoform X2 produces the protein MHIQRLAILLLMVTAAQANAIQKSIQHPKEIKQQVQPEQTKISNEVPVLVEQGNSIVKQELPISQTVSSAARPQKLNPKPQSNLISEETAPVERKPTNTAIKTEQPAAKVPEKQPNVSVKDEVGVLPSVAEKAAPVERKPTNTAIKTAQPAVKEQEKQPNVNAKDQHKLPNNIPVAPAGTVGALPPVASVPLTDVVASSVAAKLPVVPAAPVAVKAPDAPKANAAAAIHEQPAAPVVVKTSAALNSHVAPAVPKQQLTNAIPKLEVMVAVAPEAPTSLVVDAAPVALKVDDASIIPVVEEQKKLNNVFSKGQASHVASGVTAGLVAKEQQKLPSVISSKLASPVVFVSKDQQKDSSVVPTQVAKETLTHDKHEEQLVLKGEQKQIQGEKFENTDQKVLCFRFGQLVIKWLWQQVRKQQ
- the LOC133846302 gene encoding uncharacterized protein LOC133846302 isoform X1, which produces MHIQRLAILLLMVTAAQANAIQKSIQHPKEIKQQVQPEQTKISNEVPVLVEQGNSIVKQELPISQTVSSAARPQKLNPKPQSNLISEETAPVERKPTNTAIKTEQPAAKVPEKQPNVSVKDEVGVLPSVAEKAAPVERKPTNTAIKTAQPAVKEQEKQPNVNAKDQHKLPNNIPVAPAGTVGALPPVASVPLTDVVASSVAAKLPVVPAAPVAVKAPDAPKANAAAAIHEQPAAPVVVKTSAALNSHVAPAVPKQQLTNAIPKLEVMVAVAPEAPTSLVVDAAPVALKVDDASIIPVVEEQKKLNNVFSKGQASHVASGVTAGLVAKEQQKLPSVISSKLASPVVFVSKDQQKDSSVVPTQVAKETLTHDKHEEQLVLKGEQKQIQGEKFENTDQKVVSQTGAEARVGFLDSFYIIDDSTLSNDSDSNTSNDTSSSTHKHTHTHEHIYYKPALFPLPPPPFVSFVSDSASSSSNGYGNKYGNSNKYTNTSDNTNYYYNKYGSSSSGNKYGSSSSGSKPGYFPLPLLPIPFWKPGSVFSSNEKYNTTSSSDDPFYNYKPNYFEIPSFYINEKRAHEDAGSFGNQQGLVLIGHIFLHIKPQSGNGQTADFSSGNTASNSLLDNDKTKPTTGNVVKDDSSAKIEEPLHNSQLLLQPLVYPTNNENSEGNTNPLPNQINEIYRSLHLVHPTTQQRSQSPDVSEEGAVLFAVEIPKPIYRFFKSVFGVFSY